TCTAAAGTCTTTCAAGTATAAGTAGAACGTCCATTTCTGCCATAAACCCATCTGTTCTGATCCTCGATATCTCCTGGCCTAGCTTTTCACTTGAATAGCAAGACTCCTAGTATTTTACACTCTCACGTTCAGGTCATTCATTGAAACAACTCATCAAATCTGCGAAAATGAAGTTCTTCACCATCGTCACCCTCCTCGCCGCTGTTGCTATTGCCTCTCCTCTCGAGGATGCCCTCAACGTTGGCAGCGAGTGGTGGGGCGATCACGATCACAACGACCACGACGACCATATCGCTCATATCTGCCCCCAAGGCCTCTACAGCAACCCCTAGTGCTGTGGCTCTTGGCTCCTTggcatcatcggcctcgACTGCCATATGCGTAAGTAAAATGCTCAGTGAAAGGAAAAATAACCTCGAGCGTCCATGTTTTCTCACTCATTTTGTACAGCAAGCGAAAAGTTTTATGACTCTGAAGATTTGCGCAAGACATgcaccaaggccaaggaatCGGCTCTCTGCTGCGTTGCTTCCGTGGTAAGTGACTGCTACTTCAAGTGTTTACTCGTTGATTTGCCTTCTGACATTGTCTCTAGAGCGACGAGGCTATTCTGTGCCAACCTCCTTTGGCCTAAGAAGCTACTGTCGCTGAATGTGTCCATGGCCAAACTTCAATCGTATCGACAAATGCCGATTCTGGTACTGAGAAACTTGCCAGAGACATTGAAAGAAGAGGGTGGGCACACATGGATGGGCCATGCAGATATTCTATTCATACGCAATATTGGTGATAATATGATGAATGCGTCAAAACAATGTCATGTGCATGCCATGAAGCTGTGGTGATGtagtgaaaaaaaaaaaaaaaaagatgttGTATGCCGTAACTGCTTCCCAGCCAAACCACCAACCTTTCCAACCTTGGGATAAGCGTAGTTGTATGGTTGGTCACCTTGTTACGATGAGGCTATGTCTATAAATATCTACTGAATGCTGTTGAAACAGCCAAAACTTTGGAAGATACATGGCGAATAAGAATGGACAACAACTCACTCCTCGCCGCCAACAGCGACGGAGCCTTGAGAACAACCATCACTATTCCGGTCATAAGAGTCAATTTTATGAGCTATTTCGCCTACTTTTACAATTTCCTAATATTTCACTTGGATTCCATCCAATTGGAGTCCCGTATGGCGTAGCGTTCAGACAGCAGAGTCCACGTCACAACGACGCTCTCATCAAGGGGTAATCTAGACCCATCGGCACCATTGCGAGGATTTTTACACTTTTTGGGGTTCATCTTCATAgactttctcttcttggcaAGGCAAATGGCCGTTTGCCTACCGGGCTCGCCGTTGCTGCATATGactccatctcagccacgCTTTTACAAGGCTAACAAGCTAAGCTGGAGCGCCACGCCGGCTAAAACGCCAAAGTGTAATAAGGCAACCAAAACCATATTCGTTTTACCCACTGCGCAAGGAGAAAAATGAGAAAGATTCATCATTTTCATCCACTTTGCGACCAGATGGCTGTAATGCCCGCTCGGTGATGTCCTACTTGCCATGAGCGAGGCGATCTAGCACTGCCCCCTGCAGGTACGGTCTAGATAGCCTCATCTATTGAGCCTCAAAATGTGGAGAGGCTGGAGTCCTCTTTTCGTGGAAGAGAATCAGGGCGAGCTTACGGAGCTTTGCAAGTGAGTACTCGCTTATGGCTGTAGAAAGATGATTACGTTCGTAGGGTGACATGTTGAGTCACGTCGCTCTGCAGGAACTGCATTCACCAAGGCCCGCGGCAAAAAATGCTACGCGTTGATATGAGCGAGCACAAAAAGCTGTTCAACGTGGAATTATAATTGTGCTATATAAACGATATcatgaaaacaaaaaccaaGTCAGAATAACAAATGTCCACCAGCCTTTTCAACCATCAGAGGAGAAGCCGGCATCGTCTCGCAATTGCGTGtggccatctccaaccaGGCATAACAAGCTCCAAGCCTCACTCCAAGATATGTTGTG
This genomic stretch from Trichoderma breve strain T069 chromosome 1, whole genome shotgun sequence harbors:
- a CDS encoding fungal hydrophobin domain-containing protein, whose amino-acid sequence is MKFFTIVTLLAAVAIASPLEDALNVGSEWWGDHDHNDHDDHIAHICPQGLYSNPYEKFYDSEDLRKTCTKAKESALCCVASVSDEAILCQPPLA